The following are encoded in a window of Stigmatella erecta genomic DNA:
- the ptsP gene encoding phosphoenolpyruvate--protein phosphotransferase has translation MSTLKPTGAAASQTLSKMQLAAPIAGWATMLEEVPDPAFAQRMVGDGIAVDPTSAELRSPCDGIVLSVHASRHACTLRTHTGAEILLHIGIDTVGLRGEGFTPHVSEGQSVRTGEPLISFDMDLLARKARSLMTVMVVANGDAYTVTHRVQNRSVATGEPLLEISGGELIPQAETGTETAECRVRLLIPHGLHARPAAAFVRHARPYPGTIHVGLKGRSANGKSVVALMGLGAHHGDTLTLSVRGARAEQVAQELAEQVTLGLGDAVRPLAEPSAAPVAQAPGVAVAPAQPFAPGTEVMLKGTLAAAGLAAGQAVRVNEAEPELSQQGRGPQEEERRLAEALAGVRRDIEALLQSEGKGSAARTEIFQAHLALLDDPEFTGAAGQGIAVGQSAEWAWKAAIEKHVQVLHSLADPLLQERMGDLRDIGRRVISALTGQDGARIPANLPPDAILVANELLPSDLAAVPPGRLAALCTARGGPTSHVAILAAGMGIPAVVALGEGILRVPTGAPLIVNGDRGEVHVHPPAAARESTLNTLHARASRRKTDLAKAHEDCHTADGVRIEVFANLGRPGDAASAAAQGAEGCGLLRSEFLFLERLTAPTEDEQAAQYQESATGLQNRPLIIRTLDVGGDKPLAYLPLPAEENPVLGLRGVRVSLRYPELLRTQVRAILRVKPEGVCRILVPMITSAHELQAVRAVVEQERRALGYTAEVLVGAMVEVPVAAVLADRLAAHADFLSIGTNDLTQYALAMDRGNAYLAPQLDSLHPGVLRLVAQTVEGARKHGRPVAVCGGIASDPQAAPLLIGLGVTELSATPAVIPGLKAFIRTLSLAQCQQAARAALELTHGDEVRALVARTWQSQ, from the coding sequence ATGTCCACGCTAAAGCCCACCGGGGCCGCGGCCTCGCAGACCCTCTCCAAGATGCAGCTCGCCGCCCCCATCGCCGGGTGGGCCACGATGCTGGAGGAAGTGCCGGATCCCGCCTTCGCCCAGCGCATGGTGGGAGACGGCATCGCGGTGGACCCGACGTCGGCGGAGCTGCGCTCCCCCTGCGACGGCATCGTGCTCTCGGTGCACGCCTCGCGCCACGCCTGCACGCTGCGGACCCACACCGGCGCGGAGATCCTGCTGCACATCGGCATCGACACCGTGGGCCTGCGCGGCGAGGGCTTCACCCCGCACGTGAGCGAGGGCCAGAGCGTCCGGACCGGCGAGCCGCTCATCTCCTTTGACATGGACCTGCTGGCGCGCAAGGCCCGCAGCCTCATGACGGTCATGGTGGTGGCCAACGGGGATGCCTACACGGTCACCCACCGGGTGCAGAACCGCTCCGTGGCCACGGGCGAGCCGCTCCTGGAGATCTCCGGCGGCGAGCTGATTCCGCAGGCCGAGACGGGCACCGAGACGGCGGAGTGCCGGGTGCGGCTGCTCATCCCCCACGGCCTGCATGCCCGCCCCGCCGCCGCCTTCGTGCGGCACGCCCGGCCCTACCCGGGCACCATCCACGTCGGGCTCAAGGGCCGCTCCGCCAACGGCAAGAGCGTGGTCGCGCTCATGGGCCTCGGGGCCCACCACGGCGACACGCTGACGCTCTCCGTCCGGGGCGCGCGGGCCGAGCAGGTGGCCCAGGAGCTGGCCGAGCAGGTCACCCTGGGCCTGGGCGATGCCGTGCGGCCCCTGGCCGAGCCCTCCGCCGCGCCGGTGGCGCAGGCGCCCGGGGTGGCGGTGGCCCCCGCGCAGCCCTTCGCGCCGGGCACGGAGGTGATGCTCAAGGGCACGCTGGCCGCCGCGGGGCTCGCGGCCGGCCAGGCGGTCCGGGTGAACGAGGCGGAGCCCGAGCTCTCCCAGCAGGGCCGGGGCCCGCAGGAGGAGGAGCGGCGCCTGGCGGAGGCCCTCGCGGGCGTGCGCCGGGACATCGAGGCCCTGCTCCAGAGCGAGGGCAAGGGGAGCGCGGCACGGACGGAAATCTTCCAGGCCCACCTGGCCCTGCTCGACGACCCGGAGTTCACCGGGGCCGCGGGCCAGGGCATCGCGGTTGGGCAGAGCGCGGAGTGGGCATGGAAAGCGGCCATCGAGAAGCATGTCCAGGTGCTGCACAGCCTCGCGGATCCGCTCCTGCAGGAGCGGATGGGCGATTTGCGAGACATCGGCCGGAGGGTCATCTCCGCCTTGACGGGGCAGGATGGCGCGCGCATCCCCGCAAACCTTCCCCCGGATGCGATCCTCGTCGCCAACGAATTGCTGCCCTCCGACCTGGCGGCGGTCCCCCCGGGCCGGCTGGCGGCGCTCTGCACGGCGCGCGGCGGCCCCACCTCGCATGTCGCCATCCTGGCTGCGGGCATGGGCATTCCGGCGGTGGTGGCGCTGGGCGAGGGCATCCTCCGGGTGCCCACCGGTGCCCCGCTGATCGTCAATGGGGACCGGGGCGAGGTGCACGTCCATCCCCCCGCGGCGGCGCGGGAGTCCACCCTGAACACCCTGCACGCCCGTGCTTCCCGCAGGAAGACGGACCTCGCGAAGGCCCATGAGGACTGCCACACGGCGGACGGCGTGCGCATCGAGGTGTTCGCCAACCTGGGCCGCCCCGGCGACGCGGCCTCCGCCGCCGCCCAGGGCGCCGAGGGCTGCGGCCTGCTGCGCAGCGAGTTCCTCTTCCTGGAGCGGCTCACCGCGCCCACCGAGGACGAGCAGGCCGCCCAGTACCAGGAGAGCGCCACCGGCCTGCAGAACCGCCCGCTGATCATCCGCACGCTGGATGTCGGCGGCGACAAGCCACTCGCCTACCTGCCGCTGCCCGCCGAGGAGAACCCGGTGCTCGGCCTGAGGGGCGTGCGCGTGTCGCTGCGCTACCCGGAGCTGCTGCGCACGCAGGTGCGCGCCATCCTCCGGGTGAAGCCCGAGGGGGTCTGCCGCATCCTGGTGCCCATGATTACCTCCGCGCACGAGCTGCAGGCGGTGCGCGCGGTGGTGGAGCAGGAGCGCCGGGCGCTGGGCTACACCGCCGAGGTGCTCGTGGGGGCCATGGTGGAGGTGCCCGTCGCCGCGGTGCTGGCGGACCGGCTGGCGGCCCACGCCGACTTCCTCTCCATCGGCACGAACGACTTGACGCAGTACGCGCTGGCCATGGACCGCGGCAACGCGTACCTGGCGCCCCAGCTCGACAGCCTGCACCCGGGCGTCCTGCGCCTGGTGGCGCAGACGGTGGAGGGCGCGCGCAAGCACGGCCGGCCGGTGGCGGTGTGCGGTGGCATCGCCTCGGATCCGCAGGCGGCCCCGCTGCTCATCGGCCTGGGCGTCACGGAGCTGTCGGCCACCCCGGCCGTCATCCCCGGCCTCAAGGCCTTCATCCGCACGCTGTCCCTGGCACAGTGCCAGCAGGCCGCGCGGGCGGCGTTGGAACTCACCCATGGTGACGAAGTGCGCGCACTCGTCGCCCGCACATGGCAGAGCCAGTAA
- a CDS encoding family 20 glycosylhydrolase, with protein MKRLLMSLPLAAMLASGCSDSDDEKTPTPPTPEPTRQPQLAVQFEPVDHSVGSWQFFRATFTLENTGTAELPSTGWKLYFSLVRHILEDGKGDATGTQELAKQGVRITPAGKAQSGDYYVMEPVEGFRPIAPGEKREISVLISDWAIMKADAPSGFHITLDGQEPNTAIAVTSTVKIDINNPKHTTRFEDDALPVQTPTLRYDENPSAQTLELKSRLLPTPRKVEAGTGELALSGNVVISHPAELRGEAAYLVAALGDVLNASITAQTSTGNEQIALSIEPNLDVTGDGTRDAEGYQLEVRDGRVTITGADAAGVFYGIQTLRQLIPAQAYQAAVQRANRPTAINLPVARIADAPGFAFRGMHLDVGRHFQSKETVKKLIDVISHFKINKFNLHLTDDEGWRLETPGLPELTSYGARRGFDLEELEMLHTAFGSGNDLQDGDLIRQKPASPEKANAGVRPSYQGFETATLNFVGKGNGYYTTTDFEEILRYAAERHIEVIPEIDMPGHARAAVKAMEYRYRKLKDLDPAQAAAYRLIDPDDTSKHKSVQGYTDNFVNPCLETTYAFLTKVATEIKARYDAAGIPLKTIHAGGDELPALNPHVWWQGSPLCKANAATKDMTDHQLFNQFFSRWGQIITATGAKVTGWDDIIHNGLTLPGFMPMPWSNVWGWGREDDAYKYANQGYKVILSHSTNLYMDLAYNKDPDEPGYYWANFVDEKKTFEYRPFDIYANATHNRMGVPFKPSDWDGKERLTAEGKKNILGMQGLLWAENLKTPEVMEYLAFPKVLGVAERAWNPELPDVSQMPALWGQFTNSLGQHVLPRLGAYRPVDLRDELPDAVGVNYRIPLPGARLMDGKLHANVRYPGLTLEYSVDGGKTWTAYTEPVTASAGVQLRTRAADGRASRVTTL; from the coding sequence ATGAAGCGGCTCCTGATGTCCCTGCCCCTCGCGGCGATGCTTGCCTCGGGATGTTCTGACTCGGATGACGAGAAGACCCCCACCCCCCCCACCCCCGAGCCCACCCGCCAGCCCCAGCTCGCCGTGCAGTTCGAGCCCGTGGACCACTCGGTGGGCAGCTGGCAGTTCTTCCGCGCCACCTTCACCCTGGAGAACACGGGCACCGCGGAGCTGCCCAGCACCGGCTGGAAGCTCTACTTCAGCCTCGTCCGCCACATCCTCGAGGACGGCAAGGGCGACGCGACGGGCACCCAGGAGCTCGCCAAGCAGGGCGTCCGCATCACCCCCGCGGGCAAGGCCCAGAGCGGTGACTACTACGTGATGGAGCCCGTCGAGGGCTTCCGGCCCATCGCCCCAGGCGAGAAGCGCGAGATCAGCGTGCTGATCAGCGACTGGGCCATCATGAAGGCGGATGCCCCCTCCGGCTTCCACATCACCCTCGATGGCCAGGAGCCTAACACGGCGATCGCGGTGACCTCCACGGTCAAGATCGACATCAACAACCCGAAGCACACCACGCGCTTCGAGGACGACGCCCTGCCGGTGCAGACCCCCACCCTGCGCTACGACGAGAACCCCTCGGCGCAGACCCTGGAGCTCAAGTCCCGGCTCCTGCCCACCCCCCGCAAGGTCGAGGCGGGCACGGGTGAGCTGGCACTCAGCGGCAATGTCGTCATCAGCCACCCCGCCGAGCTCCGGGGCGAGGCGGCCTACCTCGTGGCCGCCCTGGGAGACGTGCTGAACGCGTCCATCACCGCCCAGACGTCCACGGGCAACGAGCAGATCGCCCTGAGCATCGAGCCCAACCTCGATGTCACCGGCGACGGCACCCGGGACGCGGAGGGCTACCAGCTCGAGGTCCGGGACGGCCGGGTGACGATTACCGGCGCGGACGCGGCGGGCGTGTTCTACGGCATCCAGACGCTCCGCCAGCTCATCCCCGCCCAGGCCTATCAGGCGGCGGTGCAGCGGGCCAACCGCCCCACGGCCATCAACCTCCCCGTGGCGCGCATCGCCGATGCGCCGGGGTTCGCCTTCCGCGGCATGCACCTGGACGTGGGCCGCCACTTCCAGTCCAAGGAGACCGTCAAGAAGCTGATCGACGTCATCTCCCACTTCAAGATCAACAAGTTCAACCTCCACCTGACCGACGACGAGGGGTGGCGGCTGGAGACCCCGGGGCTGCCCGAGCTGACGAGCTACGGCGCCCGCCGGGGCTTTGATCTCGAGGAGCTGGAGATGCTCCACACGGCGTTCGGCTCCGGCAATGATCTCCAGGACGGAGACCTCATCCGCCAGAAGCCGGCCTCGCCGGAGAAGGCCAACGCCGGGGTCCGGCCCAGCTACCAGGGCTTCGAGACGGCCACGCTCAACTTCGTGGGCAAGGGCAATGGGTACTACACCACCACGGACTTCGAGGAGATCCTCCGGTACGCCGCCGAGCGGCACATCGAGGTCATCCCCGAAATCGACATGCCGGGCCACGCCCGGGCGGCCGTCAAGGCCATGGAGTACCGCTACCGCAAGCTCAAGGACCTGGATCCCGCGCAGGCGGCCGCCTACCGGCTGATCGACCCGGACGACACCTCCAAGCACAAGAGCGTCCAGGGCTACACGGACAACTTCGTCAACCCGTGCCTGGAGACCACCTACGCCTTCCTGACCAAGGTCGCCACGGAGATCAAGGCGCGCTACGACGCGGCCGGCATCCCGCTGAAGACGATCCACGCCGGTGGCGACGAGCTGCCCGCGCTCAACCCCCACGTCTGGTGGCAGGGCTCGCCGCTGTGCAAGGCGAACGCCGCGACCAAGGACATGACCGACCACCAGCTCTTCAACCAGTTCTTCTCACGCTGGGGCCAGATCATCACCGCCACGGGCGCGAAGGTGACGGGCTGGGACGACATCATCCACAACGGGCTCACCCTGCCCGGCTTCATGCCGATGCCGTGGAGCAACGTGTGGGGCTGGGGCCGCGAGGACGACGCGTACAAGTACGCCAACCAGGGCTACAAGGTCATCCTGTCCCACTCGACGAACCTCTACATGGACCTGGCCTACAACAAGGATCCCGACGAGCCCGGCTACTACTGGGCCAACTTCGTCGACGAGAAGAAGACCTTCGAGTACCGGCCGTTCGACATCTACGCCAACGCCACCCACAACCGCATGGGCGTGCCCTTCAAGCCCTCCGACTGGGACGGCAAGGAGCGCCTGACGGCCGAGGGCAAGAAGAACATCCTGGGCATGCAGGGGCTGCTCTGGGCCGAGAACCTGAAGACGCCCGAGGTGATGGAGTACCTGGCCTTCCCGAAGGTGCTCGGCGTCGCCGAGCGCGCCTGGAACCCGGAGCTGCCGGACGTGAGCCAGATGCCCGCCCTGTGGGGCCAGTTCACCAACAGCCTCGGCCAGCACGTGCTGCCGCGCCTGGGGGCCTACCGCCCGGTGGACCTGCGTGACGAGCTGCCCGACGCGGTGGGGGTGAACTACCGCATCCCGCTGCCGGGCGCGCGCCTCATGGACGGCAAGCTGCACGCCAACGTGCGCTACCCGGGCCTGACCCTCGAGTACTCGGTGGATGGGGGCAAGACCTGGACGGCGTACACGGAGCCCGTGACGGCCTCCGCCGGTGTGCAGCTGCGCACGCGGGCCGCCGACGGCCGCGCCAGCCGCGTCACCACCCTGTAG
- a CDS encoding GntR family transcriptional regulator has protein sequence MSSHSSAADSFDGGALSSELPLPLYLQLARYLRGQIVSGKLGHRDALPGERELAERFGVSRVTVRKALKELLDEGLLQQRQGAGTFVNRAPYVEQRLSTLTGFSEDMGSRGLTAGSLWLSRTVAVATPEETLALGIRPGTMVSRLQRLRTANGTAMALELAVLPTRFLPDPTEVQGSLYEMLRRRGFTPYRALQRLSAIQLSADQAAQLGVGEGAAGLYIERRTMLEDGTPLEFVRSQYRGDSYDFIVELNLAGPAIAVR, from the coding sequence ATGTCGAGCCATTCCAGCGCAGCCGATTCATTCGACGGGGGTGCGCTGTCGAGCGAGCTGCCTTTGCCGCTCTACCTTCAGCTCGCACGCTACCTGCGAGGCCAGATCGTCAGCGGCAAGCTCGGCCACCGGGACGCGCTGCCCGGCGAGCGGGAGCTGGCCGAGCGCTTCGGCGTGTCCCGCGTCACCGTGCGCAAGGCCCTGAAGGAACTGCTGGACGAGGGGCTTCTGCAGCAGCGCCAGGGCGCCGGCACCTTCGTCAACCGCGCGCCCTACGTGGAGCAGCGCCTGTCCACGCTGACCGGCTTCTCCGAGGACATGGGCTCGCGGGGACTGACCGCGGGCTCGCTCTGGCTGAGCCGCACGGTGGCGGTGGCCACCCCCGAGGAGACGCTGGCGCTGGGCATTCGCCCGGGCACCATGGTGAGCCGGTTGCAACGCCTGCGGACGGCCAACGGCACCGCCATGGCGCTGGAGCTGGCGGTGTTGCCCACCCGCTTCCTGCCGGACCCCACGGAAGTGCAGGGCTCGCTCTACGAGATGCTGCGGCGCCGGGGCTTCACGCCCTACCGCGCCCTGCAGCGGCTGTCGGCCATCCAGCTCTCGGCCGATCAGGCCGCCCAGCTCGGCGTGGGGGAAGGTGCCGCGGGCCTCTATATTGAGCGCCGGACCATGCTCGAGGACGGCACGCCTCTGGAATTCGTCCGCTCGCAGTACCGGGGCGATTCGTATGACTTCATCGTTGAACTGAATCTGGCCGGTCCGGCCATTGCCGTGAGGTGA
- the nagA gene encoding N-acetylglucosamine-6-phosphate deacetylase — MKRVLTGARLFTGERMLDGHVLVLDGARISAVLPAAAAPAGAEVVRLPGDAVLAPGFIDAQINGAGGVLFNDTPTAEAALAIAAAVRRSGTTGVLPTFITDAKAAMQRAAEATLEAVSRPASGVLGIHLEGPFISQDRPGVHEPRYIRTPDASDIEFLTALSGRMATVGGRVVLTLAPERVEDAVIRRLAASGMVLAAGHTAATYERTREALEAGLRGFTHLSNAMPPVTNRQPGPVLAGMDSESAWCGIILDGIHVHPALLRLLLKSKPSGKVFLVTDAMPPVGTDADSFTLYGNTIFRRDGRLVTETGTLAGADIDMAASVRNGVQLLGLPLEESLRMASLYPAFFLGLDEYVGRLASGYRADLTLLRPDFKVLATWVGGQDEWY, encoded by the coding sequence ATGAAACGGGTCTTGACGGGGGCGAGGCTCTTCACCGGGGAGCGCATGCTCGATGGGCATGTCCTGGTGCTGGATGGTGCGCGGATCTCCGCGGTGTTGCCGGCTGCGGCGGCACCCGCGGGCGCGGAGGTGGTGCGGCTGCCCGGTGACGCGGTGCTGGCGCCGGGCTTCATCGATGCGCAGATCAACGGCGCGGGGGGCGTGCTCTTCAACGACACGCCCACGGCCGAGGCCGCCCTGGCCATCGCCGCGGCCGTGCGGCGCTCGGGCACCACCGGCGTGCTGCCCACCTTCATCACCGACGCGAAGGCCGCGATGCAGCGCGCGGCCGAGGCCACCCTCGAGGCGGTGTCCCGGCCCGCCAGCGGCGTGCTGGGCATCCACCTGGAGGGCCCCTTCATCAGCCAGGATCGCCCCGGGGTGCACGAGCCGCGCTACATCCGCACGCCGGATGCCTCGGACATCGAGTTCCTCACGGCGCTGTCCGGGCGCATGGCCACCGTGGGCGGCCGCGTGGTGCTGACGCTGGCGCCTGAGCGGGTCGAGGATGCCGTCATCCGGCGCCTGGCCGCGTCGGGCATGGTGCTGGCCGCGGGCCACACGGCCGCCACCTACGAGAGGACGCGTGAGGCGCTGGAGGCGGGCCTGCGCGGCTTCACCCACCTGAGCAACGCCATGCCCCCGGTGACCAACCGCCAGCCGGGCCCCGTGCTCGCCGGCATGGATTCCGAGTCGGCCTGGTGCGGCATCATCCTGGATGGCATCCACGTCCACCCGGCGCTGCTGCGCCTGCTCCTGAAGAGCAAGCCCTCCGGCAAGGTGTTCCTGGTCACCGACGCCATGCCCCCCGTGGGCACCGACGCGGACTCGTTCACGCTCTACGGCAACACCATCTTCCGCCGCGACGGGCGGCTGGTGACGGAGACGGGGACGCTGGCCGGGGCCGACATCGACATGGCGGCGTCGGTGCGCAACGGCGTCCAGCTCCTCGGCCTGCCGCTGGAGGAGAGCCTGCGCATGGCCTCGCTCTACCCGGCGTTCTTCCTGGGGCTGGACGAGTACGTGGGCCGGCTCGCGTCGGGCTACCGCGCGGACCTCACGCTGCTCCGGCCGGACTTCAAGGTCCTCGCCACGTGGGTGGGCGGCCAGGACGAGTGGTACTGA
- a CDS encoding SIS domain-containing protein, whose product MGNRDLAVNPPVAFVPAMAREAAQAADAAVRQVRECASGFAELGARLRRRPPSFIVTCARGSSDHAASYGKYLLETTLGLAVASVGPSVASVYNTPLVLKDSLFIAVSQSGRSPDLLRLTEAARAAGALTVGFVNSEGSPLSTLCDVNFPLCAGPEQSVAATKSYILSGLAFLQLAAHWSEDAGLHEAVSRLPESLEAARALDWWPALSGLAEARSLFVLGRGSGLGAALEMALKFKETCRLHAEAFSTAEVSHGPLALVGPGFPVLALGQEDGSAEGTRSVVRRMVELGAEVRSVLQVPGAELLPTVAGVPNAIAPLCQVQSFYMAVHRVATARRLDPDAPAHLRKVTETV is encoded by the coding sequence ATGGGTAACCGCGATCTGGCCGTGAATCCCCCTGTTGCTTTTGTCCCCGCGATGGCGCGCGAAGCCGCGCAGGCGGCCGATGCCGCCGTCCGGCAAGTCCGGGAGTGCGCCAGCGGCTTCGCCGAGCTGGGCGCGCGGCTGCGCCGGCGGCCTCCCTCCTTCATCGTCACCTGCGCCCGGGGCAGCTCCGACCATGCGGCCAGCTACGGCAAGTACCTGCTCGAGACGACCCTGGGGCTGGCCGTGGCCTCGGTGGGGCCCAGCGTGGCGTCGGTCTACAACACGCCGCTGGTGCTCAAGGACAGCCTCTTCATCGCCGTGTCGCAGTCGGGCCGCAGCCCGGACCTGCTGCGGCTGACGGAGGCGGCGCGCGCGGCGGGGGCCCTGACCGTGGGCTTCGTCAACAGCGAAGGCTCGCCCCTGTCCACGCTCTGCGACGTCAACTTCCCCCTGTGCGCGGGCCCCGAGCAGAGCGTGGCCGCCACCAAGTCCTACATCCTTTCGGGCCTCGCCTTCCTCCAGCTGGCGGCGCACTGGTCCGAGGACGCGGGCCTGCATGAGGCGGTCTCCCGGTTGCCGGAGTCCCTGGAGGCGGCGCGCGCGCTCGACTGGTGGCCGGCGCTCTCGGGGCTGGCCGAGGCCCGGAGCCTGTTCGTGCTGGGGCGCGGCAGCGGCCTGGGCGCGGCCCTGGAGATGGCGCTGAAGTTCAAGGAGACGTGCCGGCTGCACGCCGAGGCCTTCAGCACGGCCGAGGTGAGCCACGGCCCGCTGGCGCTCGTGGGGCCCGGCTTCCCCGTGCTGGCGCTGGGGCAGGAGGATGGCTCGGCGGAGGGCACCCGGAGCGTGGTGCGGCGCATGGTGGAGCTGGGGGCGGAGGTCCGCTCGGTGCTGCAAGTGCCAGGGGCCGAGCTGCTGCCCACCGTGGCCGGGGTGCCGAACGCCATCGCCCCGCTGTGCCAGGTTCAGAGCTTCTACATGGCGGTGCACCGGGTGGCGACGGCGCGGCGGTTGGATCCCGATGCGCCCGCGCACCTTCGCAAGGTCACGGAGACAGTGTGA
- the nagE gene encoding N-acetylglucosamine-specific PTS transporter subunit IIBC — protein sequence MQTNKFAGIQQLGRALMLPIAVLPIAGLLLRLGQDDLLGIPFMAAAGDAIFSNLGLLFAVGVAVGFARENHGAAGLAGAVGYFITVKGTDALVSVPPEVIAELTGAAKDLAIAGYKAKLAAKISMPAGILSGLIAGLMYNRFKDIKLPEYLAFFGGRRFVPIITSLACLVLAGLFGLGWPLFEAGLDGFSRHVFAAGKLGLFVYGFLNRLLIVTGLHHILNNIAWFILGDFNGVTGDLKRFFAGDPAAGATMAGFFPVMMFGLPAACLAMYHAAPKHNRAKVGGVLTSIALTSFLTGVTEPVEFAFMFLAPPLYLLHAVLTGLSHVIMDALNVKLGFGFSAGLFDYVLNYGKATNPILLLPIGAVYAVTYYAVFRVCIAKFNLKTLGREDEEALAVSAVGSPVAPGLPAPALSRGSSYLKALGGASNVQNVDSCTTRLRLTVADNARVDEGALKTLGARGVIRPAPGSVQVIIGPLAEQVANEVQEALRGGTSAPAALSAEKTLAHAMLRALGGRANIQEIGTCTTRLRLIVVDNALVDESALKELGTRGVVKPSPGSVQVIIGPTAERVADELRLLIA from the coding sequence ATGCAGACCAATAAGTTCGCTGGAATTCAGCAGCTCGGGCGGGCCCTGATGCTGCCCATCGCGGTTCTTCCCATCGCCGGCCTCCTGTTGAGGCTCGGCCAGGACGACCTGCTCGGCATCCCCTTCATGGCCGCCGCGGGCGACGCCATCTTCTCCAACCTCGGCCTGCTGTTCGCCGTGGGTGTGGCGGTGGGCTTCGCGCGCGAGAACCACGGCGCGGCGGGGCTCGCCGGCGCGGTGGGCTACTTCATCACCGTCAAGGGGACCGACGCCCTCGTGAGCGTGCCGCCCGAGGTGATTGCAGAGCTGACGGGGGCCGCGAAGGACCTGGCCATCGCGGGCTACAAGGCCAAGCTCGCCGCGAAGATCAGCATGCCGGCCGGCATCCTGTCGGGCCTCATCGCCGGGCTGATGTACAACCGCTTCAAGGACATCAAGCTGCCGGAGTACCTGGCGTTCTTCGGTGGCCGCCGGTTCGTCCCCATCATCACCAGCCTCGCCTGCCTGGTGCTCGCGGGCCTGTTCGGCCTTGGCTGGCCCCTGTTCGAGGCGGGCCTGGATGGCTTCAGCCGCCACGTGTTCGCCGCCGGCAAGCTGGGCCTGTTCGTGTACGGCTTCCTCAACCGGCTGCTCATCGTCACGGGCCTGCACCACATCCTCAACAACATCGCCTGGTTCATCCTGGGCGACTTCAACGGGGTGACGGGCGACCTGAAGCGCTTCTTCGCGGGAGACCCCGCGGCGGGCGCCACCATGGCGGGCTTCTTCCCGGTCATGATGTTCGGCCTGCCGGCCGCCTGCCTCGCCATGTACCACGCGGCGCCGAAGCACAACCGCGCCAAGGTGGGCGGCGTGCTGACGTCCATCGCGCTGACGTCCTTCCTGACGGGCGTCACCGAGCCGGTCGAGTTCGCCTTCATGTTCCTCGCGCCGCCGCTCTACCTGCTGCACGCGGTGCTCACGGGCCTGTCGCACGTCATCATGGACGCGCTGAACGTGAAGCTCGGCTTCGGGTTCTCGGCGGGTCTGTTCGACTACGTGCTGAACTACGGCAAGGCGACGAACCCCATCCTCCTGCTGCCCATTGGCGCCGTGTACGCCGTCACCTACTACGCTGTGTTCCGCGTCTGCATCGCCAAGTTCAACCTGAAGACGCTGGGCCGTGAGGACGAGGAAGCCCTGGCGGTTTCCGCGGTGGGCAGCCCCGTGGCGCCCGGCCTGCCGGCCCCCGCGCTGAGCCGAGGCTCCTCGTACCTGAAGGCCCTGGGCGGCGCCTCCAACGTCCAGAACGTCGACTCCTGCACGACGCGGCTGCGGCTGACCGTGGCGGACAACGCCCGCGTCGACGAGGGCGCGCTCAAGACGCTCGGCGCGCGCGGCGTCATCCGCCCGGCGCCCGGGAGCGTCCAGGTCATCATCGGGCCGCTCGCCGAGCAGGTGGCCAACGAGGTGCAGGAGGCGCTGCGCGGCGGAACCTCCGCCCCCGCCGCGCTCAGCGCCGAGAAGACGCTGGCGCACGCCATGCTCCGGGCCCTGGGAGGGCGCGCCAACATCCAGGAGATCGGCACCTGCACCACCCGGCTGCGGCTCATCGTCGTCGACAACGCGCTCGTCGATGAGAGTGCCTTGAAGGAACTCGGAACCCGGGGCGTGGTGAAGCCCTCCCCGGGCTCCGTGCAGGTCATCATCGGTCCCACCGCCGAGCGGGTGGCCGATGAGCTCCGGTTGCTGATCGCCTAA
- the gstA gene encoding glutathione transferase GstA: MLTLYYASGSCSLSPHIALREAGVPFELDKVDLMRAQRLDSGGTFTSVSEKGYVPALRLDTGELLTEGVAIVQYIADLRPEKQLAPPPGSFERVRLQEWLNFIATELHKGFSPLCAKQASDGYKAFARERLVSRLALLAKGVTDKPFLLGERFTVADGYAFYVLRTWTRVMKGELPGELAAYFARLSSRPAVRQALQAEGFTVP, from the coding sequence ATGCTCACGCTCTACTACGCCTCGGGTTCCTGCTCGCTCTCCCCTCACATCGCCCTGCGCGAAGCCGGCGTGCCGTTCGAACTCGACAAGGTCGACCTCATGCGGGCCCAGCGGCTCGACAGCGGGGGCACCTTCACGAGCGTGAGCGAGAAGGGCTACGTGCCCGCCCTGCGCCTCGACACCGGGGAGTTGCTCACCGAGGGGGTGGCCATCGTGCAGTACATCGCGGACCTGCGGCCCGAGAAGCAGCTCGCCCCGCCGCCCGGCTCCTTCGAGCGCGTCCGGCTCCAGGAGTGGCTGAACTTCATCGCCACCGAGCTGCACAAGGGGTTCTCGCCCCTGTGCGCGAAGCAGGCCTCGGACGGCTACAAGGCCTTCGCCCGCGAGAGGCTCGTCTCACGGCTCGCCCTGCTCGCCAAGGGCGTGACGGACAAGCCCTTCCTCCTGGGGGAGAGGTTCACGGTGGCCGACGGCTATGCCTTCTACGTCCTGCGCACCTGGACGCGGGTGATGAAGGGCGAGCTGCCGGGCGAGCTCGCCGCCTACTTCGCCCGGCTCTCGTCACGCCCCGCCGTGCGGCAGGCGCTCCAGGCCGAGGGCTTCACGGTGCCGTAG